The following DNA comes from Amycolatopsis albispora.
CGACGAGGACCTGGCGGACACCCCGCTGGTGATCGAGAACCTGACGAAGTCGTACCCGGGCGGGCTCACCGCGGTGAAGGACCTGTCCTTCCGCGTGGAACCCGGCCAGGTGCTGGGCCTGCTCGGGCCGAACGGCGCCGGGAAGACCACCACGCTGCGCATGCTGATGGGCCTGATCTCGCCGAGTTCCGGAACCATCCGCGTGTTCGGGCACACGGTCACCTCCGGGGCGCCGGTGCTGTCGCGGATCGGTTCGTTCGTGGAGGGGTCCGGCTTCCTGCCGCACCTGTCCGGCCAGGACAACCTGCGGCTGTACTGGGACGCCACCGGGCGGCCCGCGGACAAGGCGCACTTCACCGAGGCGCTGGAGATCGCCGGCCTCGGCGACGCGGTGCACCGCAAGGTCCGCACCTACAGCCAGGGCATGCGGCAGCGGCTGGCGATCGCCCAGGCCATGCTCGGCCTGCCGGAGCTGCTCGTGCTCGACGAACCCGCCAACGGGCTCGACCCGCCACAGATCCACCAGATGCGCGAGGTGCTGCAGCGGTACGCCGCGACCGGCCGCACCGTGGTGGTGTCCAGCCACCTGCTCGCCGAGGTGGAGCAGACCTGCACCCACGTGGTGGTGATGCACCGCGGCAGGCTGGTCGCCGCGGGTGAGGTCAACGACATCGTGGCGGCCGGCGGCGAGGCGACCTTCCGGGTGGACCGCCCGGACGCGGCCGCCGAGACGCTGCGCGAGGCCGGAGTGTCCGATGTGGACATCGAAGGCAGGCTGGTGCACGCCGACCTCGGCGGCATGGAGCGGGCCGACGCGGTGGCCGTGCTGGTCAAGGCGGGCATCGCGGTCGAGCAGGCCGGGCCGCGGCGGCGGCTGGAAGACGCGTTCCTGCAACTGGTCGGAGAGGAGGCGAACGCATGAGCAAGGCGGAGAAACTGGCCGAGGCCAATGACGCGGTCGACCACGGCGTGCACACCGATCCGGCCGCGCTGCAGGAGCTGTCCGACGCGGCCAGCGCCGAACCCACCGAGGTGGGCGCGGACGGTGCCGTCGCGGGTTACCGCGCCGGGCGCACCCTGCGGCTCGGCGTGGAACTGCGGCGCCAGCTCAAGCGGCGGCGCACGCAGCTGGTGCTCGGCCTGGTCGCGCTGCTGCCGTTCATCCTGGTGATCGCCTTCGAGATCGGCGAGGCGAACCCGAACCGGCGCTCGGGCGGGTTCGTCGACCTGGCCACCGCGAGCGCGCCGAACTTCGTGGTGCTGGCGTTGTTCGTCTCGGGCACGTTCCTGCTGCCGATGATCGTGGCGTTGTTCTTCGGCGACACCATCGCCAGCGAGGCGTCCTGGTCGAGCCTGAAGTACCTGCTCGCCATCCCGGTGCCGCGGCACCGGGTGCTGCGGCAGAAGGCGATCGTCTCGGCACTGCTCTCGGCGATCGCGCTGGTGCTGCTGCCGCTGGTGTCGTTGCTGGTCGGCGTGGTCTGGTACGGGGCGGGTGACGCGATCAGCCCGACCGGCGACGCGGTCACCTTCGCCGACAGCCTGCTCGCGCTGGGCATGGCGATCGTCTACATCGTGATCCAGCTGGCCTGGGTGGCCGGGCTGGCGCTGCTGCTCAGCGTGCTCACCGACGCGCCGCTGGGCGCGGTCGGCGGCGCGGTGCTGGTGGCGATCGTGTCGCAGATCCTCGACCAGATCACCGCGCTCGAGGACCTGCGGAACTACCTGCCGACGCACTACTCGTTCGCGTGGATCGACCTGATCTCCACGGACATCGACTGGTCGAACATGGCCAGCGGGGCGTTGTCCTCGGTGTTGTTCGGCACGGTGTTCGGCCTGCTGGCGGCGCGCCGGTTCGCCACGAAGGACATCACCAGCTGAGGTGGTCGTGCACGAAGCCCCGGTCGTCCGCGCTGGACGGCCGGGGCTTTCGCATCCGGACAGCCGATTGCCCACCGCGGCCCGGTTCTGTGAAGATTCGGCGATGCGCAGGTTCGGGGCCGCGGTGGCGGCGTTGCTGATGGCTGTGGTGGTCGCCGCACCTCCCGCGCGGGCGGCTGAGGACATCGCCGACGCTTTGCGGCGGATCCCGGGGCTGACGGTGGTCGCCGAGGCGCCCGCGCCCGAGGGGTTCCGGTTCTTCAAGCTGACCTTCACCCAGCCCGCCGACCACCGGCAGCCCGGCGCGGGCACGTTCGAGCAGCGGCTGACGCTGCTGCACCGGGACGTGCGCGCGCCGATGGTGATGTACACGAGCGGGTACAACGTCTCGGAGAACCCGAACCGGTCGGAGCCCACGCAGCTGGTGGACGGGAACCAGCTGTCCATGGAGTACCGGTACTTCACGCCGTCGCGGCCGGAACCGCCGGACTGGGACAGGCAGCTGACCATCTGGCAGGCGGCGACCGACCAGCACCGGGTGGCGGTGGCGTTCAAGGGGATGTACGGGGCCCGCTGGCTGGCCACCGGCGGGAGCAAGGGCGGCATGACCGCGACGTACTTCCGGCGGTTCTACCCGTCGGACGTCCAGGGCACCGTCGCCTACGTCGCGCCGAACGACGTCATCGACCGGCATGATGTCTACGACCGGTTCCTGTCCACTGTGGGCGATGACCCGGCGTGCCGGGAAGCGTTGCGCGCCAACCAGCGCGAGTCGCTGAAACGCCGGGACGAGCTGGGCGCGCTGGCTTCGGCGGAGGCGGCCGAGAAGGGCTACACCTTCGACATCGTCGGCTCGCAGGACAGGGCGATGGAGATCGCGATCATCGATTCGTATTTCACGTTCTGGCAGTACCAGAAGCAGTCGGACTGCGCTTCGGTGCCGGGGCCGTCGGCGTCCACGGCGGAGATCTTCGAGTTCTACGTGAAGGTGGAGAGCCTGAACACCTACGC
Coding sequences within:
- a CDS encoding ABC transporter permease encodes the protein MSKAEKLAEANDAVDHGVHTDPAALQELSDAASAEPTEVGADGAVAGYRAGRTLRLGVELRRQLKRRRTQLVLGLVALLPFILVIAFEIGEANPNRRSGGFVDLATASAPNFVVLALFVSGTFLLPMIVALFFGDTIASEASWSSLKYLLAIPVPRHRVLRQKAIVSALLSAIALVLLPLVSLLVGVVWYGAGDAISPTGDAVTFADSLLALGMAIVYIVIQLAWVAGLALLLSVLTDAPLGAVGGAVLVAIVSQILDQITALEDLRNYLPTHYSFAWIDLISTDIDWSNMASGALSSVLFGTVFGLLAARRFATKDITS
- a CDS encoding S28 family serine protease, encoding MRRFGAAVAALLMAVVVAAPPARAAEDIADALRRIPGLTVVAEAPAPEGFRFFKLTFTQPADHRQPGAGTFEQRLTLLHRDVRAPMVMYTSGYNVSENPNRSEPTQLVDGNQLSMEYRYFTPSRPEPPDWDRQLTIWQAATDQHRVAVAFKGMYGARWLATGGSKGGMTATYFRRFYPSDVQGTVAYVAPNDVIDRHDVYDRFLSTVGDDPACREALRANQRESLKRRDELGALASAEAAEKGYTFDIVGSQDRAMEIAIIDSYFTFWQYQKQSDCASVPGPSASTAEIFEFYVKVESLNTYADQELARYVPYYYQAAVQLGMPASYERHLADLLRYPGSNVAATYVPDSVRLPRFDHLAMPDVDLWVRTRGSQLLFVDGENDPWSAEPFRLGFGSRDSYRYVVPGGNHGAKIAQLPPSEAAAATATVRRWAGVEAPAARLAPPSLDADPLLETRPRL